A portion of the Scleropages formosus chromosome 13, fSclFor1.1, whole genome shotgun sequence genome contains these proteins:
- the yipf5 gene encoding protein YIPF5, translating into MSGFDNFNADFYESSYSVDDQGQASYGYSNTEDSYNKPYGSYGYGQQAGYSTPAPGMMQHQQPYMGQIYQPTPAFTPSSTQSMYGSSFEDEPPLLEELGINFDHIWQKTLTVLHPLKAADGSIMNETDMAGPMVFCLAFGATLLLAGKIQFGYVYGISAIGCLGMYCLLNLMSMTGVSFGCVASVLGYCLLPMILLSGVAVVFSLQGMMGIVITAVIIGWCSFSASKIFISALAMDGQQLLVAYPCALLYGVFALISVF; encoded by the exons ATGTCAGGTTTTGACAACTTCAACGCAGATTTCTACGAGTCAAGTTACAGTGTAGATGACCAAGGACAGGCTTCATATGGCTACAGCAACACAGAGGACTCTTACAATAA GCCATATGGGAGCTATGGGTATGGCCAGCAGGCAGGGTACAGTACCCCAGCCCCAGGCATGATGCAGCACCAGCAGCCCTACATGGGACAGATCTACCAACCCACACCAGCCTTCACACCATCTTCCACACAGTCTATGTATGGCAGCAGCTTTGAGGATGAGCCTCCACTTCTTGAAG AGTTGGGGATTAATTTTGACCACATCTGGCAGAAGACACTGACAGTGCTGCACCCCTTGAaggcagcagatggcagcaTCATGAATGAGACAGATATGGCGGGTCCCATGGTGTTCTGTCTTGCCTTTGGAGCCACGCTTCTACTG GCTGGGAAGATCCAGTTCGGATATGTATATGGCATCAGTGCCATCGGCTGCCTGGGCATGTACTGTCTGTTGAACCTGATGAGCATGACAGGAGTGTCCTTCGGTTGTGTCGCCAGTGTTCTGGGCTATTGCCTCCTTCCCATGATCCTCCTGTCTGGTGTGGCTGTAGTCTTTTCCCTGCA AGGCATGATGGGAATAGTTATCACTGCTGTGATTATTGGCTGGTGCAGTTTTTCTGCGTCAAAGATCTTCATCTCAGCTCTTGCCATGGACGGCCAGCAGCTCCTGGTGGCGTACCCGTGCGCCCTACTGTATGGTGTGTTCGCATTGATATCCGTCTTCTGA